The DNA region TATTGATATAGCCGGTTTCAACCAATACTGATGGCATTGCGCTGTGACAGAGTACGTAAATGCCCTGCTCCCTGATCCCTTCACTGCGCCTTCCATCGGTATCAACAAATTCACCGTTAATTAAAGTAGCCAGCTTGATACTTTGCTGCCTGAACTTTCTCTTATACTCGTTTGTTAAAATAATGGTCATGGGGTCGTTCGGATCCAGTGCGCCGCCGTCGAGTTCGGTCTCTTCTCCAACCTGGTTTTTTTGAATAGCGTTTTCCTCTTCGCGGGTACGGTGTAAACCATAAACTAAAATCAGCACGCCTTTGCCCGACCTGTCCGGTACCCTAACGGTACGGTACACCGCTTTATGACGTTTGGTACCAACCTTTTCGCGAACTGTTCTGTCGGATAGCGAATTGCAATGCAGGGAAATGAAGAGTTGTCCTTTGTTTTCATTGGCTATTTCAGCCCTGCGTTCAAACGAAACATCATCTTCGGTAGTACGGGTCATTACAGCTTTTACACCGTTTAATTCTTTTTCTATAGCGGCTTGCAATTTAAAACCAATAGCCAGCGTTACATTCCTTTCTGACGAATAAGAACCCGATGCACCGTGCGAATAATGACCTGTAGAAGCTGATGGTTTGCCGCCATGGCCGGGGTCGATAATAATGGTTTTAATCTTAAAACCGGTATTGTTGACCACAGTGTCTGTTTGACGAGGAAGACTATTGGTAAAAATAGAACCGTATGATTTAAAAGGAAAAAATGAAAGGAGAACCAGCAACACCCACAAACTATAAATCAATCTTTTCAATGCCTTATTTTTCATTATTTTTGAACGCTGTTAACTATATCTGCAAAAATACTATTCATAATCAATTTTGAAATTCATAACCTTTTTTTTTCTGCTTGCAATTATATTAATAGTAAACGGACTTGCTGCTAATGCCGGCACTGTTTTAAATAACGGCCATGGCAGGAGGCCTTTAACTGATACTATTATCAAACTTGATTCGCTTCGTGATAAGAAACTTCTTAAAGGTAAACAATCCGGCTCAATAACAC from Mucilaginibacter sp. SJ includes:
- a CDS encoding N-acetylmuramoyl-L-alanine amidase family protein; its protein translation is MKNKALKRLIYSLWVLLVLLSFFPFKSYGSIFTNSLPRQTDTVVNNTGFKIKTIIIDPGHGGKPSASTGHYSHGASGSYSSERNVTLAIGFKLQAAIEKELNGVKAVMTRTTEDDVSFERRAEIANENKGQLFISLHCNSLSDRTVREKVGTKRHKAVYRTVRVPDRSGKGVLILVYGLHRTREEENAIQKNQVGEETELDGGALDPNDPMTIILTNEYKRKFRQQSIKLATLINGEFVDTDGRRSEGIREQGIYVLCHSAMPSVLVETGYINNPDDEKYLNSEEGQNEIVASIIRALTTYKKEMEQISQ